One segment of Primulina tabacum isolate GXHZ01 chromosome 14, ASM2559414v2, whole genome shotgun sequence DNA contains the following:
- the LOC142523658 gene encoding anthranilate synthase alpha subunit 1, chloroplastic-like: MQASAFSLRPSTGCRRVSSSLMIGTSGRRSSSCGVLGLQALQCCAMQSSTSIGMDRQRFLEASEKGNLIPLYKCILSDHLTPVLAYRCLVKEDDRETPSFIFESVDPGFRASSVGRYSVVGAQPVMEVVAKENKVTILDHDAGRAIEKIVEDPMVIPRNISECWRPQLIQDLPAAFCGGWVGFFSYDTVRYVEKKKLPFSHAPPDDRNLPDMHLGLYDDVIVFDHVEKKAYVIHWVRLDQYSSAKGAYDDGIKRLDMLVSRIKDTDIPRLTSGCVEYCTHDLGVSLDRRNMSNEDYMKAVLQAKEHILAGDIFQIVLSQRFERRTFADPFEVYRALRVVNPSPYMTYLQARGCILVASSPEILARVTKGKIVNRPLAGTARRGKTVHQDEILETKLLTDEKQRAEHIMLVDLGRNDVGKVSKPGSVKVEKLMTIERYSHVMHISSTVTGELLHDLTGWDALRAALPVGTVSGAPKVKAMELIDQLETTRRGPYSGGFGGISFIGDMDIALTLRTIVFPTGLRYDTMHSYVDGKKRQDWIAHLQAGAGIVADSLPDDEQMECENKAAGLARAIDLAESAFVHKGQAQPAKMNGSSPIQSSKDVLLQHNGVWGA, from the exons ATGCAAGCTTCTGCGTTTTCACTCCGTCCGTCGACGGGATGCCGGAGAGTTTCTTCGTCGCTGATGATAGGAACCTCCGGTAGACGCTCGAGTTCATGTGGTGTGTTGGGGCTTCAAGCACTGCAATGCTGTGCTATGCAGTCTTCGACGTCTATAG GTATGGATCGGCAGAGATTTCTTGAAGCATCTGAAAAAGGGAACTTGATTCCTTTGTACAAGTGTATATTATCCGATCACTTGACTCCGGTTCTTGCTTACCGATGCTTGGTTAAGGAAGATGATAGGGAAACTCCAAGCTTTATTTTTGAATCCGTAGATCCTGGTTTTCGTGCATCAAGTGTG GGCCGATACAGTGTAGTCGGGGCACAGCCAGTAATGGAAGTTGTAGCCAAAGAAAATAAGGTAACCATTTTGGATCATGATGCTGGAAGAGCAATTGAGAAAATTGTGGAGGATCCTATGGTGATTCCAAGAAACATTTCAGAGTGCTGGAGACCACAGCTGATTCAAGACCTTCCAGCTGCATTTTGCG GTGGCTGGGTAGGTTTTTTCTCATATGACACAGTTCGTTACGTGGAGAAGAAGAAGCTGCCATTCTCTCATGCACCACCAGATGATAGAAACTTACCGGACATGCATCTTGGATTATATGACGATGTAATTGTTTTTGATCATGTAGAAAAG AAAGCATATGTGATTCATTGGGTGAGGCTAGATCAATACTCTTCTGCTAAAGGGGCTTATGACGATGGAATCAAACGTTTGGACATGTTAGTTTCCAGAATAAAAGACACCGATAT TCCGAGGCTAACTTCAGGCTGTGTTGAATACTGCACTCATGATCTTGGAGTATCCTTAGACAGGAGAAACATGTCAAATGAGGATTACATGAAGGCCGTGTTACAGGCGAAGGAACATATTTTGGCAGGGGATATTTTCCAGATTGTCTTGAGTCAACGTTTCGAAAGAAGAACATTTGCTGACCCATTTGAAGTGTACAGAGCTCTAAGAGTAGTGAATCCAAGTCCATACATGACTTACTTGCAG GCTAGAGGTTGCATTTTAGTTGCTTCAAGTCCTGAAATCCTTGCCCGTGTAACGAAG GGAAAGATTGTCAACAGACCCCTAGCAGGGACAGCTAGGAGAGGGAAGACAGTTCACCAGGATGAGATATTGGAGACGAAGCTGCTCACAGATGAGAAGCAACGTGCAGAACATATTATGTTGGTTGATTTGGGCAGAAACGATGTTGGAAAG GTCTCAAAACCTGGTTCTGTCAAAGTGGAAAAGCTTATGACTATCGAGCGGTATTCCCACGTGATGCACATTAGTTCTACG GTGACTGGGGAGTTGCTTCATGATCTAACAGGATGGGATGCACTGCGTGCGGCATTGCCTGTTGGAACAGTTAGTGGAGCCCCAAAG GTAAAGGCTATGGAGTTGATAGATCAACTAGAAACAACAAGACGCGGACCATACAGTGGCGGTTTCGGAGGGATTTCATTTATAGGCGATATGGACATCGCATTGACTCTGAGAACAATCGTGTTTCCAACTGGTTTACGCTACGACACAATGCATTCCTACGTGGATGGCAAAAAACGTCAAGACTGGATCGCTCATCTCCAAGCAGGAGCCGGAATCGTGGCCGACAGTCTCCCGGATGATGAGCAAATGGAGTGCGAAAACAAAGCCGCTGGCCTTGCTCGAGCCATTGATTTAGCCGAGTCCGCGTTTGTACACAAAGGCCAGGCACAACCAGCCAAAATGAATGGTTCTTCGCCAATTCAATCTTCCAAAGATGTGTTGTTGCAACATAATGGAGTCTGGGGTGCTTGA
- the LOC142524556 gene encoding small ribosomal subunit protein bTHXc: MASLLLGATPMAAQSFKLSPNLSSSKSETLIHTPLFPAPTTLCPISASASFPSIYCGRGDKKTARGKRFKHSFGNARPKDKSKGRGPPRVAAPPLPPRKDKYDDGEVIKIEIDESLFAN; this comes from the exons ATGGCTTCTCTTCTCCTCGGAGCTACTCCCATGGCTGCCCAATCCTTCAAGCTCTCCCCCAATCTCTCGTCATCCAAATCCGAAACCCTAATCCACACCCCTTTGTTCCCAGCTCCCACAACTTTGTGCCCCATCTCCGCATCCGCGTCCTTCCCTTCCA TCTACTGCGGTAGAGGGGACAAGAAGACTGCCAGAGGGAAGAGGTTCAAGCACTCCTTTGGGAAT GCGAGGCCGAAGGATAAGAGTAAAGGTAGAGGGCCGCCGAGGGTGGCGGCGCCGCCGTTGCCGCCGAGGAAGGATAAGTACGATGACGGTGAGGTGATCAAGATTGAAATCGATGAGTCTCTTTTTGCTAATTGA
- the LOC142524988 gene encoding putative mitochondrial protein AtMg00310 — MVNVEKSALTFSPSTSSQDIDSIRQTLTIPVVKGHDLYLGLPTFSLRKKRIQFDYLRERVLKKSQSWNSNFFSMGGREVLIKAVLQAIPTYAMSCFKLPITLCRNIEQVFAKFWWNAHMVIKKKRMHWAKWDKMCLRKRVGSMGFRNLSAFKKALLAKQVWRIIQYPNSLLERVLKSRYFRSKDIMLTDLGTRPSFVWRYLIWGRDLLEKGCAGELGMEILYWHIKIIGSRLCLQAGAVTPRFCLPVLQWHGLFKMGFGMNMK; from the coding sequence ATGGTCAATGTCGAAAAATCAGCCTTAACTTTTAGTCCGAGCACCTCAAGTCAGGACATTGATAGTATCAGACAGACTCTCACAATTCCAGTGGTTAAGGGTCATGATCTATATTTAGGATTGCCCACCTTCTCCTTGAGAAAGAAAAGGATCCAATTTGACTACTTGCGTGAACGAGTCCTTAAAAAATCTCAAAGTTGGAATTCTAATTTTTTCTCCATGGGTGGTCGAGAAGTCCTTATCAAAGCAGTGTTACAAGCCATCCCAACCTACGCAATGTCATGCTTCAAACTTCCGATTACTCTTTGCCGCAATATTGAACAAGTTTTTGCTAAGTTCTGGTGGAATGCTCATAtggtgataaaaaaaaaaagaatgcaTTGGGCCAAATGGGATAAGATGTGTTTGCGTAAAAGAGTTGGAAGTATGGGCTTCAGAAACTTAAGTGCTTTCAAAAAAGCGCTTCTAGCAAAACAAGTGTGGAGAATTATTCAATATCCAAATTCTTTACTGGAGCGAGTTCTCAAAAGCCGATATTTTAGAAGCAAAGACATCATGCTGACAGATTTAGGTACAAGACCGTCTTTTGTTTGGCGCTATTTGATTTGGGGTAGGGATCTTCTTGAAAAAGGGTGTGCTGGAGAGTTGGGAATGGAAATTCTATATTGGCACATCAAGATCATTGGCTCCCGACTTTGCCTGCAGGCTGGTGCAGTCACCCCTCGATTTTGTTTGCCGGTTTTACAGTGGCACGGTTTATTCAAGATGGGGTTTGGGATGAACATGAAGTGA
- the LOC142524991 gene encoding uncharacterized protein LOC142524991: MDPSILAKKLKAIREEGFDMVLHTAKVASIVMSCLIWNARGLGNQRAIRKLHRLLDESNPSLVFISETKLVATQCNWWRRKFRLDGLLVMNCDRRCGGLVLLWREPFEVHIQSYSASHIDCIVYNGCQRWRFTGFYGNSVSALHHHSWQLLKHLSSMHELISLSWLVGGDFNEILFDYEKRGGISRNLKQMSDFVDVIYDSGLQDMPFAGDSFTWCNRRGGEETILARLDRFFCSAGWNLNFPDAEVKHLEFYGSDHRALIMSLKNPLRRNTNPGYRRFTFEHKWLLDEDFEGYFSHKWAALRSNISLPDSLRCCSSDLKMWAGNRFDHLRRKIKNLR; the protein is encoded by the coding sequence ATGGACCCTTCGATACTGGCAAAAAAATTAAAGGCCATTAGAGAGGAAGGTTTTGACATGGTTCTCCATACGGCGAAGGTTGCATCAATCGTCATGAGTTGTCTAATTTGGAATGCACGAGGGCTTGGGAACCAACGTGCAATTCGCAAACTACATCGTCTTTTAGACGAAAGTAACCCATCCCTAGTTTTTATTAGTGAAACTAAGCTGGTGGCTACACAGTGCAACTGGTGGAGAAGGAAATTTCGACTTGATGGCCTTTTGGTTATGAATTGTGATCGACGCTGTGGGGGTCTTGTTCTATTGTGGAGGGAACCTTTTGAGGTTCATATTCAATCCTACTCTGCTAGTCACATCGATTGTATCGTTTATAATGGTTGCCAACGATGGCGATTTACGGGATTTTATGGCAATTCAGTCTCAGCCCTCCACCACCACTCTTGGCAGCTTCTCAAACACTTATCAAGCATGCATGAATTGATTTCCTTGTCGTGGCTGGTAGGTGGagattttaatgaaattttatttgattatgaGAAAAGGGGAGGGATTTCAAGAAATTTGAAACAAATGTCTGATTTTGTGGATGTAATATATGACAGTGGTCTTCAAGATATGCCTTTTGCAGGTGATTCGTTTACTTGGTGTAATCGACGTGGAGGAGAGGAGACTATCCTAGCTAGATTGGATCGTTTTTTTTGCAGCGCTGGCTGGAACTTAAATTTCCCAGACGCAGAGGTTAAACATTTAGAGTTTTATGGCTCTGATCATCGAGCACTAATCATGAGCCTTAAAAACCCTCTAAGGAGAAACACAAATCCAGGCTATAGAAGATTTACTTTTGAACACAAGTGGCTGTTGGACGAGGACTTTGAGGGGTACTTTTCTCATAAGTGGGCTGCACTCAGGAGTAATATTAGTCTTCCAGACTCGTTACGTTGCTGCAGCTCGGATCTCAAAATGTGGGCTGGGAACCGGTTTGATCATTTGAGgaggaaaataaaaaatcttcgataa